One Nicotiana tomentosiformis chromosome 4, ASM39032v3, whole genome shotgun sequence genomic window carries:
- the LOC111946218 gene encoding S-adenosyl-L-methionine-dependent tRNA 4-demethylwyosine synthase: MSPSLSSYPTRLAILTLLSATTVYFFYKSRRHLFKRLISLNPNPKTPKGKLFFISQTGTSKTLAKNLHSLLNLNGFDFDLVDPKDYEPEDLHKESFVLIIASTWENGKPPSNAGFFIDWLNESVDDFRVGSLLLSKCKFAIFGVGSGSYGETFNAVARDFSKKLRQLGGVEVLEVGEGDVDEGNLDEVFGKWSKRVVGVLSNLGQNGGYMVNGVGDGNEDEVVSEGDDDDDDDDDDDEFEENDEGSEILDLEDIAGKGPSRKKGVGDKLVNGKLNGDIVNGEKEMVTPVIRASLVKQGYKIIGSHSGVKLCRWTKSQLRGRGGCYKHSFYGIESHRCMEATPSLACANKCVFCWRHHTNPVGKSWRWKMDDPIEIVDTAIDLHTKMIKQMKGVPGVKAERLSEGLSPRHCALSLVGEPIMYPEINSLVDELHKRRISTFLVTNAQFPDKIKLLKPITQLYVSVDAGTKDSLKAIDRPLFGDFWERFLDSLKALKEKEQRTVYRLTLVKGWNAEEVDAYFSLFSIGKPDFIEIKGVTYCGSSATSKLTMENVPWHSDVKEFSEALAKKSNGGYEVACEHVHSCCVLLAKVDKFKIDGQWYTWIDYEKFHDLVASGKPFTSKDYMAPTPSWAVYGAEEGGFDPEQLRYKKERHHKSSRKENGS, encoded by the exons ATGTCCCCATCCCTGTCTTCTTACCCCACGCGCCTCGCCATCCTCACGCTCCTCTCCGCCACCACAGTCTACTTCTTCTACAAATCCCGCCGTCATCTCTTCAAACGCCTCATATCCTTAAACCCTAACCCTAAAACCCCTAAAGGCAAACTCTTTTTCATATCCCAAACTGGCACTTCTAAAACCCTAGCAAAAAATCTTCACAGTTTGTTAAACCTCAATGGGTTTGACTTTGACCTCGTTGACCCAAAAGATTACGAGCCTGAGGATTTGCACAAAGAAAGCTTTGTATTAATTATAGCTTCCACTTGGGAAAACGGGAAACCCCCTTCAAATGCTGGGTTTTTTATTGATTGGTTAAATGAGAGTGTTGATGATTTTAGGGTTGGTTCTTTATTGCTTAGTAAGTGTAAATTTGCAATCTTTGGAGTTGGTAGTGGTTCTTATGGTGAAACATTTAATGCCGTGGCGCGTGATTTTTCGAAGAAATTGAGGCAACTTGGTGGGGTTGAGGTTTTAGAGGTGGGTGAGGGTGATGTGGATGAAGGTAATTTGGATGAGGTGTTTGGTAAGTGGAGCAAGAGGGTTGTTGGGGTTTTGAGTAATTTAGGGCAAAATGGAGGGTATATGGTGAATGGAGTTGGTGATGGTAATGAAGATGAAGTTGTGAGTGagggcgatgatgatgatgatgatgatgatgatgatgatgaattcgAAGAAAATGACGAGGGGTCAGAAATTCTTGATCTTGAGGATATTGCGGGTAAAGGGCCTTCGAGAAAGAAAGGAGTTGGAGATAAATTAGTTAATGGGAAGTTGAATGGTGATATTGTGAATGGAGAGAAAGAAATGGTAACTCCAGTTATTAGGGCGAGTTTGGTGAAACAG GGCTATAAAATAATTGGTTCACATAGTGGTGTGAAACTTTGTAGATGGACAAAATCACAACTTAGAGGGCGTGGAGGTTGCTATAAGCACTCGTTTTATGGCATTGAGAGTCACAG GTGCATGGAAGCAACTCCTAGTTTAGCATGTGCGAACAAATGTGTTTTTTGTTGGAGACATCACACAAACCCTGTTGGGAAGAGCTGGAGGTGGAAGATGGATGACCCCATTGAGATTGTGGACACAGCTATAGATTTGCATACCAAAATGATAAAACAGATGAAAGGCGTTCCAG GTGTTAAAGCTGAGCGTTTGTCTGAGGGTCTTTCTCCTAGGCATTGCGCCTTGTCACTGGTTGGCGAGCCTATTATGTATCCAGAAATAAATTCACTTGTAGATGAGCTGCACAAGAGGCGGATTTCGACTTTTCTAGTAACTAATGCGCAGTTCCCTGACAAGATTAAGTTGTTGAAACCAATCACACAG TTGTATGTTAGCGTAGATGCTGGTACAAAGGACAGCTTAAAAGCAATTGACAGACCACTATTTGGAGACTTCTGGGAGCGTTTTCTT GATTCCTTGAAAGCTCTCAAGGAGAAGGAGCAAAGAACTGTGTATCGTTTGACACTTGTTAAAGGGTGGAATGCAGAAGAAGTGGATGCATATTTTAGCCTGTTCAGCATCGGAAAACCTGATTTCATTGAAATCAAAGGTGTCACTTACTGTGGATC GTCGGCTACATCAAAGTTGACAATGGAGAATGTCCCTTGGCACTCTGATGTGAAGGAATTCTCTGAGGCCTTGGCTAAAAAGAGTAATGGAGGGTATGAGGTTGCTTGTGAACACGTGCATTCTTGCTGTGTTCTTCTGGCTAAAGTCGATAAGTTTAAGATAGACGGTCAGTGGTACACGTGGATAGACTACGAGAAGTTCCATGACCTG GTCGCGTCTGGAAAACCCTTTACTAGTAAGGATTACATGGCGCCTACACCATCTTGGGCCGTCTATGGAGCTGAGGAAGGCGGGTTTGATCCAGAGCAATTGCGTTATAAAAAAGAGCGACACCACAAATCATCTCGTAAAGAAAATGGTTCTTGA
- the LOC104090695 gene encoding Probable methyltransferase PMT28 — protein sequence MRKQHTTLTRFGRKVRGSYQSYGLGVKLAAVVILGLCFVFIWSVFSPSSYSITYQRENFDDIREPISAANRKKVTSLVPSTKKSEPHKGHVVNKEDKKLKHRSSSGEKKKKLDGSLPSKSGSSWHKNEKSGVDRKRKGEDLKLPKKVDEVKDQFLEGSETEELEKENEEEKIENKKQEEEKEVVEGKENVKEKSKNYKQEGEEEEVGNGKEKEETETNKEDEEGGGDDNEEREGNGELTNSEQLDQEVAEKVEDEDEKSRDTEKKMKKNLGPIFDPKAHYTWNFCSTRSKHNYIPCIDIESVSGKLRNFRHHERSCPKAPQMCLVPLPPDGYETPVSWPESKSKILYKNVAHPKLAAFVKTENWVVESGEYLTFPLNQSMPKGGIQHYLDFIEEMVPDIEWGKNIRVVLDIGCKDSSFSASVLEKGVLTLTLGLKDDLVDLAQVALGRGFPAVVTPFGTRRLPFPSGVFDAIHCSDCRASWHSNGGKHLIEMNRILRPGGYFILSSKHSSIEVEEAMSTLTASICWNILADKTDEISDIRIKLYQKPHANDMYQLRRKKVPPLCKANENPDASWYVPIKSCLHTIPESIEQRGTEWPEEWPKRLETFPDWMNNREKLIADSEHWNAIVNNSYLVGLGIDWSNIRNVMDMKAINGGFAAALAQQKVWVMNVIPVHAPNTLPIVFERGLVGAYHDWCEAFGTYPRSYDLLHADHLFSRLKNRCKHPIVIVVEMDRILRPGGWAIIRDKVEILDPLESILRSLHWEIRMTFAKDKEGILCAQKTMWRP from the exons ATGAGGAAGCAGCACACAACTTTAACAAGATTTGGGCGTAAGGTAAGGGGTTCATATCAATCTTATGGACTAGGTGTAAAGTTAGCTGCAGTAGTAATCTTGGGTCTTTGTTTTGTTTTCATTTGGTCTGTTTTTTCACCTTCTTCTTATTCAATAACTTATCAAAGAGAAAACTTTGATGATATTAGAGAACCCATTTCAGCTGCAAATAGAAAAAAGGTCACTTCTTTAGTTCCTTCTACCAAAAAATCAGAACCCCATAAAGGTCATGTAGTTAATAAAGAAGATAAGAAATTGAAACATAGATCAAGTTCaggtgaaaaaaagaaaaaacttgaTGGTTCTTTGCCTTCAAAATCTGGTAGTAGTTGGCATAAAAATGAGAAAAGTGGAGTTGACAGAAAAAGAAAGGGTGAGGATCTGAAATTACCCAAAAAAGTTGATGAGGTAAAAGATCAATTTTTGGAAGGATCTGAAACTGAGGAGTTGGAGAAAGAGAATGAGGAAGAGAAAATAGAAAACAAgaaacaagaagaagaaaaagaagtagTTGAGGGTAAAGAGAAtgttaaagaaaaatcaaaaaattataaacaagaaggagaagaagaagaagtaggaAATGGTAAAGAGAAAGAGGAAACAGAAACTAAtaaagaagatgaagaaggaggaggagatgATAATGAGGAAAGGGAAGGTAATGGTGAATTGACTAATTCTGAGCAGTTGGATCAAGAGGTTGCTGAGAAAGTGGAAGATGAGGATGAGAAATCTAGAGATACtgagaagaaaatgaagaagaatttAGGACCAATATTTGATCCCAAAGCACATTATACTTGGAATTTCTGTAGTACTAGAAGCAAGCACAATTACATTCCTTGCATTGACATTGAAAGTGTCAGTGGAAAGTTGCGTAATTTTCGGCATCACGAAAGAAGTTGTCCTAAAGCACCTCAAATGTGTCTTGTTCCCCTTCCTCCTGACGGTTATGAGACTCCAGTAAGCTGGCCTGAAAGTAAGTCAAAG ATACTATATAAAAATGTGGCACACCCGAAATTAGCGGCGTTTGTTAAGACAGAAAACTGGGTGGTGGAGTCTGGCGAATATCTCACTTTTCCATTGAACCAATCTATGCCCAAAGGTGGAATTCAACATTATCTAGATTTCATAGAAGAG ATGGTACCAGACATTGAATGGGGGAAGAACATCCGTGTAGTGCTGGATATTGGATGTAAAGATTCAAGCTTTTCGGCTTCTGTACTTGAGAAAGGTGTATTAACACTTACTCTAGGCTTAAAAGATGACCTAGTGGACCTAGCACAAGTTGCGCTTGGGCGTGGGTTTCCAGCAGTAGTTACCCCATTCGGAACTCGGAGGCTTCCCTTTCCTAGTGGCGTCTTTGATGCTATTCACTGTAGTGACTGCCGTGCTTCTTGGCATTCTAATG GGGGAAAGCATCTTATAGAGATGAACAGAATTTTGAGGCCTGGAGGTTATTTTATTTTGTCTTCAAAGCACAGTAGCATTGAAGTTGAAGAAG CTATGTCAACACTGACAGCTTCAATTTGTTGGAATATCCTTGCTGATAAAActgatgaaatcagtgatatcAGGATTAAGTTGTACCAAAAACCACATGCAAATGACATGTATCAATTGAGAAGGAAAAAAGTTCCACCTCTATGCAAAGCGAACGAGAACCCAGATGCTTCCTG GTACGTGCCAATAAAATCTTGCTTGCATACAATTCCTGAATCCATAGAACAACGAGGAACAGAATGGCCTGAGGAATGGCCAAAGAGACTTGAAACTTTTCCAGACTGGATGAACAATAGAGAGAAATTGATCGCGGACAGTGAGCACTGGAACGCTATTGTTAACAATTCTTATCTAGTTGGCTTGGGTATTGATTGGTCCAACATTCGGAATGTTATGGATATGAAAGCCATCAATGGAGG ATTCGCAGCTGCGCTTGCGCAGCAGAAGGTGTGGGTGATGAATGTGATCCCTGTACATGCACCAAATACCCTTCCTATAGTCTTTGAACGAGGACTTGTTGGCGCGTACCACGATTGGTGCGAGGCTTTTGGTACTTATCCAAGATCATATGACCTTCTACATGCAGATCATCTCTTCTCAAGGCTTAAGAACAG GTGCAAGCATCCCATAGTGATTGTGGTTGAGATGGACCGCATATTGCGGCCCGGTGGTTGGGCAATTATACGTGACAAGGTCGAAATACTTGATCCGCTAGAGAGTATATTGAGAAGCTTGCATTGGGAGATACGAATGACATTCGCGAAAGATAAGGAAGGCATCCTTTGTGCACAAAAAACCATGTGGAGACCTTGA